Below is a genomic region from Belonocnema kinseyi isolate 2016_QV_RU_SX_M_011 chromosome 4, B_treatae_v1, whole genome shotgun sequence.
gttttttgtttgtatatTGTTAATTGACAATGCAATATTTCCTGCTCACCTATAATATTGCTAGTGTGTAATTATTTagtgtaatatattttaaatctatattaGCCATCATTAATTGCAATGTAATTTGATTTGTTTTCTAACTGTTCAGATTCGTCAGTACTTCTCTTTGAAAACCGGAGAGAGTTGCGAAAGACCATTGCGCGCATGCCCAGCCAACAACCAAATATTTTCTTCTCCACGTAGACGATTGTCTATTTGTGCACCTAAAGCCAGTGCTCCCAACGGTGGCCCGGTGCACTCCTGCACATGCGTTAAGCGGATCCATAACCATGTTTGTCTGCACAAGCGTGGGCTTATGCGTATCCATGGGCCATAGCCAAAAACATTTTTAGGGGTGGTTGGGGAGGGGGGCGTATGCAACAGAAAAAAGTTTCGGAGGGTCTTTGGAGCAGCAAACATGAAAGTATATGGTATATTATGTATATGTTTGACTAATATCAGTATACGTAACACGACTAATGTTAGTATACGTTATGTATTTTTATGAGGGTTTCTGTAATCACTGTAAGCTTTTGTTCATATTTCACGGAGTTTATCAAGAAGGAAGGCATCGAAGaacacataattaaaattaatcaaaaaacagaaacaatttttttgagcgAGATTGAACTTTATTCTACCCCTTTTCAATCATTTCAGTTCAAATTCAGAGTTTTTAAGCTTTCacatatcattttgaaaaaataaaattctagtaaaaattgatgtgagtaaaaaagaaaaaaatacaaattttgtatccTTACAAGAAAAGACTTcgatataaaacatttaaatagttTGTCAACTTACTTGCTTAACATGTTACAAATTTATCCACTTTTTGGTTCCCACTTAAATATTCATGAATATAATTCAATAGGCTACTTAAGCCTTCTTGATTTCTGAAATTTCCACGGCAGCTTTCAATCTTCTTAATCAGTAATTTAGGATGAACTTGGCTGAGATCCATCAAAGCGTCTGAAATACATAGTTTTCATGTAGTTTAATTGGTAAATGTTCCTAAAATTCTATTTCgtaattcaaaagccttagttTTCTAAATTTACCGCTTTTTTGTGATtacataaaagatttttcaatcagaagGAAAGATAGTTTAAGACTGTGTCTAAATAGAATACACTGGACAAtctaaaatatgtaaaaacagAAACACTATAAACCTAGCATcagttcttgaaattttctttcagGATCATCCAAATGGATAATAGCAGTAGTGTACAAGACATCCACGTGACTTCTACTGAAATCCAGATCGTAGTTTTCTGGTAAAGCTTTCCACACCTCTTTAATTGCATCTACAGCTGTGCACCGTACATCATTGCAACCATCATCCAATCTTTTTAACACGACGGGATAAACTCGATGAATATGTGCATCTGTAGTAAGATTTAATAACTTGCCTATGTTCGTCACAAGTGAAACTGCCTCTAGAGAATAGAGTCTTATTTTCTTAGAATTATCATCCATCAGTGAGACTAGAATGGATATGATTTGATTAAATAGTTCTGAAAAGCGTTGGttcattgtaaataatttgacAGGCTTATTTGTCAATGCTTCCTTTTTGTTTTCACTTCTCAATTCAAACCTCACATTGAAATCATACAAAATTCTGCGCAGTAATGTGCACAGACAACAAACAGATGCTGTTCGTATAGCTTCTGCCGTTCGCCCAGCAGACCATATCAATCCAGGAATTACTATTTTTTCAAGAAGCGAATCGATAAAGTCAGTAAAATCTTTCTCAGATCcataatttaaagattcatctcgaTGGGACTCAAAATATTCAGAAAGCAAAATAAATTGCTTCAGTCTCACTTCGGTATCTGCTGTTTGTTTCATAGTTTGTATTAAAATTGGAAGAACCAGATGCAGGTAAGGAGTGATAGCAGATTTAGCATGCAAGATACACCCTCGGAAAATGTGAAACTCTGGTGAGTAAACGTTCCATGATTCACAgccatttttcaaatcaattaaaattacttgaatgTGACAGAAAAATAATTCGCTTAAACTCTCTAACTTTTCTATTTCAACTAGTGTTTTTAGTAATTCTTCCGCCTCTTTTTGAATAAGAGCTTCCGTTGTTGTAGACAAAACAGTTAATATTGCTTGGAATACATCTTCTGAGATAATGGCACAATCCTAAAGTATTTTGtttcaatgaattcttttatCATTATTAGAATGAAAGCATTATCGGTCAATTGACTCACCTCCTTACACACTTGAAGAAGTGACGTGcaacaaaaaagtatttgtttttgATAAGTAGTTTTTCTACTCTGACAAATATGTTTTTGCTTCAgaaagtttccaattttttttagttgtggACTTAATGTTTTTCTAGAGCTACCTTTCAAAATTGAGCCAAAAACTTTCAAGTGACCAGTGGTAAGATTCTCTTCAAGAGATGGGAGAACGAGCTGACAGTAAACATCTGGAGGAACAAAATATCCTATGTACTCTGCCGCTAGTTGCACATTTTCTGTGACTCTTTTGTCCTCACCTTTACAGGCTCTACGGAAAGACattaaattaagatattttaagaattgtagaattaaataaaaaaatatactgtaaatTGTGTTATTGAATTACCGACACATCGGCGGGAGTAGCTTTTCGATATATTGAGTAACGTGTTCTTCCGCATTTAAAACAAGTACACAAAGCAATTGGGCTGAGCGAACTCTTATATCGGCCAACCAATCACCAAGCTCTGTTCCTATTCCACCAATTAATTTGCACAAATTTTGCTGTACTATGACGCGACATCCTAAATTTGGTCTATTGACTATAAAAGTAATTCACACATTGATACATTATACAGAATGATTTTACATCGCGTGATTGATTCGGATTCCGTGGAAAGAACTCACTGTTTGGCGGATAATGCTCAGGACGCTCTGTCAAgaaatccattttatttttgaacttttcatCGGATTCGTTTTCCTCCATATACTGTAAACCTGCTTTATCCCAAAGTTTTGCAGCCATTTCTCTGGTCTCCTGAATTTCATCGTGAAGGCCAGTCATAGCTAAGGGGAGAAGCTTGTGCCACCAACTGTACCTATCTCTCAATTCTAAGAGCCATCGTCCTGCTACATCTACAACAGCTAGAAATAAACAAtacctttgaatttaaaattaaatggatCTCGAAACAATG
It encodes:
- the LOC117170542 gene encoding dynein assembly factor 5, axonemal; the protein is MSTPEDLQFSRTCLLLKSENKFQRKHALEDILKNTFEWKLPIEPPKLLKIWETVHKPVIKILNDQSEACRDTALEILKEFLCLLPPRDKHIVYIIPILSKRLGCQELIEQSEEVRLKCVGLLKIIIPIYKDHLPAYFEDFLTILRRTVTDNYSNVKKESCQCISELAKAVPGYFYSRSTSFANPILGNFAHQHWKVRVASIITIGDVLLYGDSKSMQEVATPLAERLFDQSAAVRAAVVDVAGRWLLELRDRYSWWHKLLPLAMTGLHDEIQETREMAAKLWDKAGLQYMEENESDEKFKNKMDFLTERPEHYPPNINRPNLGCRVIVQQNLCKLIGGIGTELGDWLADIRVRSAQLLCVLVLNAEEHVTQYIEKLLPPMCRACKGEDKRVTENVQLAAEYIGYFVPPDVYCQLVLPSLEENLTTGHLKVFGSILKGSSRKTLSPQLKKIGNFLKQKHICQSRKTTYQKQILFCCTSLLQVCKEDCAIISEDVFQAILTVLSTTTEALIQKEAEELLKTLVEIEKLESLSELFFCHIQVILIDLKNGCESWNVYSPEFHIFRGCILHAKSAITPYLHLVLPILIQTMKQTADTEVRLKQFILLSEYFESHRDESLNYGSEKDFTDFIDSLLEKIVIPGLIWSAGRTAEAIRTASVCCLCTLLRRILYDFNVRFELRSENKKEALTNKPVKLFTMNQRFSELFNQIISILVSLMDDNSKKIRLYSLEAVSLVTNIGKLLNLTTDAHIHRVYPVVLKRLDDGCNDVRCTAVDAIKEVWKALPENYDLDFSRSHVDVLYTTAIIHLDDPERKFQELMLDALMDLSQVHPKLLIKKIESCRGNFRNQEGLSSLLNYIHEYLSGNQKVDKFVTC